One Deltaproteobacteria bacterium DNA window includes the following coding sequences:
- a CDS encoding ABC transporter substrate-binding protein, producing MAKSKVAFLSLLAISLSMFSQIGWTQNKPLKKVRVGVPSVGMGNIIPYITREGRLYEKHGLDAEVITVMGSGIGSKALISGNLDIIPIATPTVIAANLAGADMAILAHTMPGVVHAMMVRPEIKRPEDLRGKKIGVSSLGSLTDFLVRSIAKKKGLNPDRELTLISTGASDTERVMALKAGAVDATAISHPGYGLARKMGYTMLWDSAKELDYPWMEITTRRAAIKSDRELITQYMKAHLEGIALFKNNRDFSIKVIKKVLKIPDDELVNETYEIFSKMFIPAPYPNHPGMKISFEYVSETRPDVWKHKAEEFTDPSFVAELDKSGFIKSLYGK from the coding sequence ATGGCCAAGTCGAAAGTCGCTTTTTTAAGTCTGCTCGCGATTTCTTTGTCGATGTTTTCGCAAATCGGCTGGACGCAGAACAAGCCGCTAAAAAAAGTCCGTGTCGGTGTGCCGTCGGTGGGCATGGGCAATATCATCCCCTACATCACCCGCGAAGGTCGGCTCTATGAAAAGCATGGGTTGGACGCCGAAGTTATCACCGTCATGGGTTCGGGCATCGGTTCGAAGGCGTTGATCAGCGGCAATCTAGACATTATTCCCATCGCCACGCCGACGGTGATCGCCGCCAATCTCGCCGGCGCCGATATGGCGATCCTCGCGCACACGATGCCGGGGGTGGTTCATGCGATGATGGTGCGCCCGGAGATCAAGCGGCCGGAGGACCTCAGGGGTAAAAAGATCGGCGTGTCGAGTTTGGGTTCGTTGACCGATTTCCTAGTGCGTTCGATTGCGAAAAAGAAAGGGCTCAATCCGGATCGCGAGTTGACGCTGATCAGCACCGGCGCCAGCGATACCGAGCGGGTCATGGCGCTCAAGGCCGGCGCCGTCGATGCCACGGCGATATCCCATCCGGGTTACGGCCTGGCGCGTAAGATGGGTTACACCATGCTGTGGGATTCCGCCAAGGAGCTCGACTATCCGTGGATGGAAATCACCACGCGCCGCGCGGCGATCAAAAGCGATCGCGAGTTGATTACGCAATATATGAAAGCGCATTTGGAAGGCATCGCGCTGTTCAAGAACAACCGCGACTTCAGCATCAAGGTGATCAAGAAAGTTTTGAAAATACCGGACGACGAGTTGGTCAATGAAACCTATGAAATATTTTCCAAGATGTTCATTCCCGCGCCCTATCCGAATCATCCTGGAATGAAGATCAGCTTCGAGTACGTGTCAGAAACCCGCCCCGATGTCTGGAAACATAAAGCCGAAGAATTCACTGATCCGAGTTTTGTCGCCGAGCTAGATAAGAGCGGGTTTATCAAGTCGCTGTATGGGAAATAG
- a CDS encoding amidohydrolase, whose product MTGNDAGFEVIISSDSHVMEPPDIIAERAPKAFRDQVPRFPALAVGSSFQTHPGGSDPTQRIKEMETDGLSAEVLYPTYLLPQYAMDDAKLQEVTFQAYNDWLIEYCNSSPKRLLGIAAIAVYNIDEAVKELERCAKAGMRGSLIWQAPHPDLPLYSDHYNKFWAASQDLNMPVHLHILTGHGYHKTTVFGNKRTGVEAYRGSVNLKLKEVIDDVFELIFYGVLERYPGLKIVSVENEIGWMPFMMQQWDYYYNRFKKENPPPFTKNPSEYFKTQIYGTFFRDTVAGHNFEWWGQDNCMWSNDYPHGNSTWPESKKYIDRDLGHLPADIRKKLVYTNVQKLYKIDIPHPVQ is encoded by the coding sequence ATGACTGGTAACGACGCAGGATTTGAAGTTATTATCTCGTCTGATTCTCATGTGATGGAGCCGCCGGATATCATTGCCGAGCGCGCGCCCAAGGCGTTCAGAGACCAGGTGCCGCGTTTCCCCGCGCTCGCCGTGGGTAGCAGCTTTCAGACTCACCCCGGTGGCTCAGACCCAACCCAGCGGATCAAAGAGATGGAGACTGACGGGCTGAGCGCCGAAGTGCTCTATCCGACGTACCTTCTACCGCAGTACGCCATGGACGATGCCAAGCTGCAGGAGGTCACGTTCCAAGCCTACAACGATTGGTTGATCGAGTACTGCAACAGTTCGCCGAAGCGGCTGCTCGGCATCGCCGCCATCGCGGTTTACAACATCGACGAAGCGGTGAAAGAATTGGAACGGTGCGCCAAGGCCGGCATGCGCGGTTCGCTGATCTGGCAAGCGCCCCATCCGGATTTACCGCTGTATTCCGATCACTACAATAAATTTTGGGCAGCCTCTCAGGATCTCAACATGCCGGTGCATCTGCACATCCTGACCGGCCACGGCTACCACAAGACCACCGTCTTCGGGAACAAGCGCACGGGCGTCGAAGCGTACCGCGGCAGCGTCAATTTGAAGCTCAAAGAAGTCATCGACGATGTTTTCGAGCTGATTTTTTACGGCGTCCTCGAACGTTATCCCGGACTCAAAATCGTCAGCGTCGAAAACGAGATCGGCTGGATGCCGTTCATGATGCAGCAGTGGGATTACTATTATAATCGCTTCAAGAAGGAGAACCCGCCGCCGTTCACGAAGAATCCCAGCGAGTATTTCAAGACGCAAATTTATGGCACGTTTTTCCGCGACACTGTGGCGGGCCATAACTTCGAGTGGTGGGGACAGGACAACTGCATGTGGTCCAACGACTATCCGCATGGCAACTCGACCTGGCCGGAATCGAAAAAATACATCGACCGCGACTTGGGCCATCTGCCGGCGGACATTCGCAAGAAGCTGGTCTACACCAACGTGCAAAAGCTCTACAAGATCGATATTCCGCATCCGGTGCAGTAG
- a CDS encoding ABC transporter substrate-binding protein, with translation MIRFNIFGVLVVIVLNALVSPFAVIAAAAPHKVVFTFGGLNERSGILWVARDAGIFQKHGIDPTIVNVRNAQVGMSALAGGETQFHVGSATGTSIGAMAGGLDLAYIAGLINKLDGAFMVNPSIKTPADLKGKKIGVQSIGGGVWMFSMLAFEHWGLNVERDNIQFRIIGDQSILAQAITQNIIDGGYLGYAYGAQLERQGYRMLGDLMKMGIPYQGLGMIAKRSLIDRTPEIPERTLRAMVETISYVNNPNNKASVVRTLAKELRLAKVEDAQAGYEMMRTLYDKKIYPNAEGLRNVVRLLGRTSEPIRKLKVEDIIDDRVVRKLEKEGLF, from the coding sequence ATGATACGCTTCAATATCTTCGGTGTCCTCGTTGTGATTGTTTTAAACGCGTTGGTGTCGCCGTTTGCGGTCATTGCCGCCGCCGCGCCGCACAAAGTCGTTTTCACCTTCGGCGGACTGAACGAACGGAGCGGCATCCTTTGGGTCGCGCGGGATGCCGGGATATTTCAGAAGCATGGCATCGACCCGACCATCGTCAATGTGCGCAATGCCCAGGTAGGCATGTCGGCGTTGGCCGGTGGCGAGACCCAGTTCCACGTCGGTTCGGCCACCGGGACCTCCATCGGCGCCATGGCGGGAGGGTTGGATCTGGCCTACATCGCCGGGCTGATCAACAAGCTCGACGGCGCCTTCATGGTTAACCCGAGTATCAAAACACCGGCGGATTTGAAGGGCAAAAAGATCGGTGTGCAGAGCATCGGCGGCGGCGTCTGGATGTTTTCCATGCTCGCCTTCGAACATTGGGGTCTCAATGTCGAACGCGACAACATTCAATTCCGCATCATCGGCGATCAGTCGATACTGGCCCAGGCGATCACGCAGAATATTATCGATGGCGGTTATCTGGGCTATGCCTACGGCGCGCAGTTGGAGCGCCAAGGCTATCGTATGCTCGGCGATTTAATGAAGATGGGAATTCCTTACCAAGGGCTCGGCATGATCGCTAAGCGCAGCCTGATCGACCGTACACCGGAAATTCCCGAGCGCACGCTGCGCGCCATGGTGGAAACCATCAGCTATGTCAACAACCCAAACAACAAAGCATCCGTGGTTAGGACCTTGGCCAAAGAGTTGCGCTTAGCCAAGGTCGAAGACGCCCAGGCTGGCTACGAGATGATGCGCACGCTCTACGACAAGAAGATTTATCCCAACGCCGAGGGGCTGCGCAATGTCGTGCGTCTGCTCGGCCGCACCAGCGAGCCCATCCGCAAGCTCAAGGTCGAAGACATCATCGACGATCGGGTGGTGCGGAAGTTGGAGAAGGAAGGGTTGTTCTAA
- a CDS encoding LysR family transcriptional regulator, which yields MDRLHLMTVFVTVAEAKSFAGGARRLGMSPPAVMRAVAALEKKLGIKLLNRSTRFVRATAAGQRYLDDARRIIAEVDDADEAAAGINAEPRGQVAVTAPVLFGKLFILPAVVEYLERYPAMEVLALFLDRVVNLLEEGLDVGVRIGELPDSSMNALHVGSVRRVLCSAPDYLAKHGTPKGPMSLSAHCMIAATGVSPTNEWKFRQGGKTLTVRVKPRLTVSSNDAAIEATLRGFGIARLLSYQVASQVASRQLKFILPEYEPVPMPIHVLHREGRYASAKIRTFVDLVAGRLRKDKALQ from the coding sequence ATGGATAGATTGCACTTGATGACTGTTTTCGTCACGGTGGCGGAAGCCAAGAGTTTTGCCGGCGGCGCCCGGCGGCTAGGCATGTCGCCGCCGGCCGTGATGCGGGCGGTTGCCGCACTGGAAAAAAAGCTTGGGATAAAACTGTTGAATCGGTCGACCAGGTTCGTCCGCGCGACTGCCGCGGGGCAGCGCTATCTGGATGACGCGCGCCGCATCATCGCCGAGGTGGACGATGCCGATGAAGCGGCCGCGGGTATTAATGCCGAGCCGCGCGGCCAGGTAGCCGTCACGGCGCCGGTGCTGTTTGGTAAGCTGTTTATCTTGCCTGCCGTGGTTGAATACTTAGAGCGCTATCCGGCGATGGAAGTGTTGGCGCTGTTTCTCGACCGTGTGGTAAACTTGTTAGAAGAAGGACTCGACGTCGGCGTGCGCATCGGCGAACTGCCCGACTCCAGCATGAACGCGCTGCACGTGGGTTCGGTGCGCCGAGTGCTCTGCTCAGCGCCCGACTATCTCGCTAAGCACGGCACTCCAAAAGGCCCAATGAGCTTATCGGCGCACTGCATGATCGCCGCCACTGGCGTCAGCCCCACCAACGAGTGGAAGTTCCGCCAAGGCGGCAAAACGTTGACCGTTCGTGTCAAACCCCGACTGACTGTGTCTAGCAATGACGCGGCGATCGAAGCAACGCTGCGAGGATTCGGCATCGCGCGGCTGCTGTCGTATCAAGTCGCGTCTCAGGTTGCGTCGCGGCAGTTGAAATTTATCTTGCCAGAATACGAACCGGTGCCGATGCCGATCCATGTGCTGCACCGCGAAGGACGTTACGCTTCGGCAAAGATTAGAACCTTTGTCGATTTGGTCGCCGGCAGATTGAGGAAAGACAAAGCGTTGCAATAG
- a CDS encoding pyridoxamine 5'-phosphate oxidase family protein, translated as MARAFAEIAFTDSVKELQSRHGSRKAYRKFELDPERGDRLSARESEFITQRDSFYMGTVNQGGWPYVQHRGGPKGFLQVLDDQTITFADFRGNKQYISAGNLQVDNRVALFLMDYPNQQRLKLWARAHLVERDLVAALGRGAAFRCAVRHFYSSNPKKSCI; from the coding sequence ATGGCCAGAGCATTCGCGGAGATCGCATTTACCGATTCGGTCAAGGAACTGCAAAGCCGCCACGGTAGCCGCAAGGCATACCGGAAGTTCGAACTCGATCCTGAGCGCGGCGACCGCCTGAGCGCTAGGGAGAGCGAGTTCATCACCCAACGCGACAGCTTCTACATGGGCACGGTCAACCAAGGCGGCTGGCCTTACGTGCAGCACCGCGGCGGCCCCAAAGGATTTTTGCAAGTGCTCGACGACCAGACCATCACCTTCGCCGACTTCCGCGGTAACAAGCAGTATATCAGCGCCGGCAACTTGCAAGTCGACAACCGTGTCGCGCTGTTTCTCATGGACTACCCAAATCAGCAGCGCTTGAAACTTTGGGCGCGGGCGCACCTGGTCGAGCGCGATCTGGTAGCCGCTCTGGGCCGTGGTGCTGCGTTCCGCTGTGCTGTCCGACATTTTTATTCCTCCAACCCGAAGAAATCTTGCATTTGA
- a CDS encoding amino acid ABC transporter substrate-binding protein, whose translation MTVITRVFASVLLLSLLNGASAEAGPTADGVVKKGFIQCGVNTGLAGFAQTDNNGEWRGIDVDLCRAVAAALLGDAKKNRYTPLTAQQRFTALQSGEVDILSRNTTWTFARDAGQGINFAGINFYDGQGFMVPKKRNIKSAKQLNGAAICVQPGTTTELNMADYFRANKMKFKPVVIEKLEEVLNAYFTGRCDVFTTDVSGLVAVRAARATNPADHVILPEVISKEPFGPVVRHGDDHWQDLVKWTLFAMIEAEELGLTSKNIDQQAQSGNPVVQRFVGVTGDFGKMLAIDNRWAYNIVKQVGNYGESFERHLTPLGLDRGVNKLWNKGGLLYAPPLR comes from the coding sequence ATGACCGTCATAACAAGAGTTTTTGCCAGCGTGCTGTTGCTCTCCCTGTTAAATGGCGCCAGCGCGGAGGCCGGCCCCACTGCCGACGGCGTGGTCAAAAAAGGTTTCATTCAATGCGGCGTCAACACCGGCCTAGCCGGGTTCGCCCAGACCGATAACAACGGCGAATGGCGCGGTATCGATGTCGATCTATGCCGCGCCGTGGCGGCCGCGCTACTGGGCGACGCGAAAAAGAATCGCTACACGCCCTTGACGGCGCAACAGCGCTTCACCGCTCTGCAATCGGGCGAAGTCGATATTCTATCGCGCAACACCACCTGGACCTTCGCCCGTGACGCCGGCCAGGGGATTAATTTCGCCGGCATCAATTTTTACGACGGCCAGGGCTTCATGGTGCCCAAAAAACGCAACATCAAAAGCGCCAAGCAACTCAACGGCGCGGCGATCTGCGTCCAACCCGGCACCACCACAGAGCTGAATATGGCCGACTACTTCCGCGCCAACAAAATGAAATTCAAGCCGGTGGTGATCGAAAAGCTCGAAGAAGTGTTGAACGCCTACTTCACCGGCCGTTGCGATGTCTTTACCACCGACGTATCCGGACTGGTCGCAGTGCGCGCGGCGCGGGCGACCAACCCGGCCGATCATGTGATCCTGCCGGAAGTGATCTCCAAGGAGCCCTTCGGTCCGGTGGTGCGCCATGGTGACGACCACTGGCAAGATCTGGTGAAATGGACCCTGTTCGCCATGATCGAAGCCGAGGAATTGGGCCTCACTTCGAAAAATATCGACCAGCAAGCCCAGAGCGGCAATCCGGTGGTGCAACGCTTCGTCGGCGTCACCGGCGACTTCGGCAAAATGCTTGCCATCGACAACCGCTGGGCCTACAACATCGTCAAACAGGTCGGCAACTACGGCGAAAGCTTCGAGCGCCACCTGACGCCGCTCGGTCTCGACCGCGGCGTCAACAAGCTATGGAACAAAGGCGGCCTGTTGTACGCGCCACCGCTGCGTTAG
- a CDS encoding ABC transporter permease subunit, with the protein MFRLFDTRQRTVVYQILLLASLGAVGWYFIANALDNLAARRIASGFGFLWREAGFEIGETTLISFSAADSYFKALAVSLLNTFRVALLAILFSTLIGVAVGLARLSPNWLLAKLASGYVEVLRNVPLVVQLFFWYAVITESFPAPAQALHPLPGLFLSNRGLALPSVVSLLPFEVDYPSLSGFDFSGGVMVSPEFAALLLGLALYTAAFIGEIVRAGILAVDRGQYEAAQSQGLSKSQLMRSIILPQALRVVVPPVTSQYLNCTKNSSLAVAIGYPDLVSISNTTINQTGQAIEGIAVIMVVYLTISLGISALMNTYNRRIALRGART; encoded by the coding sequence ATGTTTCGCTTATTCGATACTCGCCAACGCACCGTCGTCTATCAAATTCTACTGCTCGCCAGCTTGGGCGCGGTGGGCTGGTATTTCATTGCCAACGCGCTGGACAATTTGGCGGCCCGGCGTATCGCCAGCGGCTTTGGCTTCCTCTGGCGCGAGGCAGGCTTTGAGATCGGCGAGACCACGCTGATCTCGTTCAGCGCCGCCGATAGTTATTTCAAAGCCCTGGCGGTCAGTCTGCTCAATACTTTTCGAGTTGCATTGCTGGCCATCCTGTTTTCAACCTTGATCGGCGTCGCGGTCGGCCTGGCACGCTTGTCGCCCAATTGGCTGCTCGCCAAGCTCGCTTCTGGTTATGTCGAAGTGCTGCGCAACGTGCCCTTGGTGGTGCAATTATTTTTCTGGTACGCGGTGATCACCGAAAGCTTCCCGGCGCCGGCCCAGGCGCTACATCCCTTGCCGGGATTGTTTCTCAGTAACCGCGGTCTAGCGCTGCCGAGCGTGGTTTCGCTACTGCCATTTGAGGTGGATTATCCGAGCCTCTCGGGATTCGACTTTTCCGGCGGCGTCATGGTGTCGCCAGAGTTCGCTGCCCTGCTGCTCGGCCTGGCGCTTTACACTGCGGCGTTCATCGGCGAGATCGTCCGCGCCGGCATCCTGGCCGTCGATCGCGGCCAATATGAAGCGGCGCAGTCCCAGGGGCTGAGCAAAAGCCAGCTCATGCGCTCGATCATCTTGCCACAAGCGCTGCGCGTGGTGGTGCCACCGGTCACCAGCCAATACTTGAACTGCACCAAGAATAGCTCGCTGGCCGTCGCCATCGGCTATCCCGATCTGGTTTCCATCTCCAACACGACGATCAATCAAACCGGCCAGGCCATTGAAGGCATCGCGGTGATCATGGTGGTCTACTTGACCATCAGCCTTGGGATCTCGGCTTTGATGAATACCTACAACCGGCGCATCGCCCTGCGCGGAGCGCGCACATGA
- a CDS encoding amino acid ABC transporter permease produces MNRGEAIIQWARPRLFSSWPSALTTLAIILLAVKLLPPLIDWALLRAHWSADASAACRAADAGACWSLVAAKYRFILFGTFPADQHWRPALVIAIWLMLYGISGFQLQRGKKLCALWLVGLSVIGVLMWGGVLGLSYVENQRWGGLTLTLLLSTFGIALAFPLSILLALGRRSKMPIIRWSSIGYIELVRGVPLISVLFMASALLPLFLPQGVSVDKLLRAQLAMILFAAAYLAEVIRGGLQAIPVQQEEAALALGLSYWQRVRYVILPQALRVAIPPLVNTFIGFFKDTSLVVIIGLFDFLTTIKISLTEPAWSGFGIEAYLFVALGYFAFCYPMSQYSQRLERQITHCRSLGALREN; encoded by the coding sequence ATGAACCGCGGCGAGGCAATTATTCAGTGGGCGCGCCCACGCTTGTTCAGTAGCTGGCCTTCGGCGCTGACAACCCTGGCGATTATACTTCTCGCCGTCAAACTACTACCACCACTGATCGATTGGGCGTTGCTGCGCGCTCACTGGTCAGCCGACGCCAGTGCCGCTTGTCGCGCAGCCGACGCCGGCGCCTGCTGGTCGCTGGTGGCGGCTAAGTATCGCTTTATTTTATTCGGCACATTTCCCGCCGACCAGCATTGGCGACCGGCCCTGGTGATTGCGATCTGGCTAATGCTCTACGGTATTAGTGGCTTTCAACTACAGCGCGGTAAGAAACTCTGCGCCCTTTGGCTGGTTGGGCTAAGCGTCATCGGAGTTCTGATGTGGGGCGGAGTCTTAGGTCTCAGCTATGTGGAAAACCAGCGCTGGGGTGGGCTAACGCTCACTTTGCTGCTGAGCACCTTCGGCATCGCCCTGGCCTTTCCACTGTCGATTCTTCTGGCCCTGGGGCGGCGCTCAAAAATGCCGATCATCCGCTGGAGTTCCATCGGCTATATCGAATTGGTGCGCGGCGTGCCGCTGATCTCGGTGTTATTCATGGCCTCGGCGCTGCTGCCGCTGTTTTTGCCCCAAGGGGTGTCCGTCGACAAACTACTTCGCGCTCAGCTGGCGATGATTCTATTTGCCGCGGCCTATTTGGCTGAAGTCATCCGTGGCGGCCTGCAAGCGATTCCAGTGCAGCAGGAAGAAGCGGCCCTCGCCTTGGGCCTGAGCTACTGGCAGCGTGTCCGCTACGTCATCCTGCCCCAGGCCCTGCGGGTCGCCATTCCGCCGCTGGTCAACACCTTCATCGGTTTCTTCAAGGACACGTCCCTGGTCGTGATCATCGGCCTATTCGATTTCTTGACGACGATCAAAATCTCACTCACCGAGCCGGCCTGGAGCGGCTTCGGCATCGAGGCCTATCTGTTCGTCGCCCTGGGCTACTTCGCTTTTTGTTACCCAATGTCGCAATACAGCCAAAGGCTCGAACGGCAAATCACCCATTGCAGGAGTCTGGGCGCGCTGCGAGAAAATTAG
- a CDS encoding type 1 glutamine amidotransferase, translating to MTIRKLLVCQHVPHEVLGTLNPMLKRAGFRIRYVNFGRHPDAQPSLDGYDGLVVLGGPMSAYDDLRLPHLALEMKLIDNAMQRNLPVLGICLGAPLLARTLGARVYANHIKEIGWYDVALSDHAAADPLLGEFDDSETLFQWHGDTFDIPSGAIHLATSHQCANQAFRYGDNVYGFQFHLEVDEAMILRWLKVPENRREIASLHDGIDPDQIHRDTAGHIGRLHELSDRVFGQFIELFGLDKSRPRLVAR from the coding sequence ATGACCATCCGCAAATTATTAGTCTGCCAACATGTGCCCCATGAAGTTTTGGGCACCCTCAATCCGATGCTCAAGCGCGCTGGCTTTCGCATCCGCTATGTTAATTTTGGCCGCCATCCCGACGCCCAACCGAGTCTGGACGGCTACGACGGCCTGGTGGTTCTTGGCGGTCCCATGTCAGCCTATGACGATCTCCGGCTACCCCATCTAGCACTGGAGATGAAGCTCATTGACAACGCCATGCAGCGCAATCTGCCAGTCTTGGGCATCTGCCTGGGCGCTCCGCTGCTCGCCCGCACCCTGGGCGCTCGGGTCTACGCCAACCACATCAAGGAGATTGGCTGGTACGATGTCGCGCTCTCCGACCATGCCGCGGCCGATCCGTTGTTGGGTGAGTTCGACGACAGCGAAACGCTCTTTCAATGGCATGGGGATACCTTTGACATCCCAAGCGGTGCGATCCATCTAGCGACCTCGCACCAGTGCGCTAACCAGGCGTTTCGCTACGGCGATAATGTTTATGGCTTTCAATTCCATCTCGAAGTCGACGAAGCGATGATCCTGCGCTGGCTCAAGGTGCCGGAGAACCGCCGCGAGATCGCCAGCCTCCATGATGGCATCGATCCGGATCAAATCCACCGCGACACTGCCGGCCATATTGGCAGGCTCCATGAGTTGAGCGACCGGGTGTTCGGACAGTTTATTGAACTCTTCGGATTGGACAAAAGCCGGCCGCGGCTGGTGGCACGTTAG
- a CDS encoding DEAD/DEAH box helicase translates to MTVEFSDFNLHPTLTRTLTELGYTTPTPIQAGMIPLMLTGVDVIGQAQTGTGKTAAFALPILHNYKAQKTPQALVLAPTRELALQVAEAMQGYGGNLGAKVQAVYGGQGFGPQIMALRRGVDIVVGTPGRLLDLLERKILDFSAIKTVVLDEADEMLKMGFIDDVESILAKTPATRQTALFSATVPAPIRRLADKYMRDPQSVTIQRNQITAIAIEQRYYLVRQSDKIAALTRILEHEDVKRALIFARTRIGTAELANALTQQGFPAETLNGDLTQEARERVLNRFRNDKIQILVATDVAARGLDIDDISHVFNYDLPTEAEVYVHRIGRTGRASKTGIAISLIAPVEQAHLRRIETFTRQKFVRGTLPSVEDIMKRRSVELTEQVVLWLKRGRINRERTIVDELVAQGHDPSDVAAAALKLARGDEKQRTIAPVAEVEEFREARNDRYQREPRRGSYRNEQRGRPAPAPSFTREYAKRTPQARGGKDSRDSGMVRLTLNIGKEHGIGPSDLVGTIAYHADIPGNAIGKIHIENQKSFVDVPGDLVPLVMKQVGKYKIRKQAITVSLE, encoded by the coding sequence ATGACAGTAGAGTTTTCTGATTTCAATTTGCATCCGACCTTGACGCGCACCCTTACCGAGCTCGGTTACACGACGCCGACGCCGATTCAAGCGGGCATGATTCCGCTCATGCTCACCGGCGTCGATGTCATCGGCCAGGCGCAAACCGGCACCGGCAAAACCGCCGCCTTCGCCCTGCCGATTCTGCATAACTATAAGGCGCAAAAGACGCCGCAAGCATTGGTCCTCGCGCCCACCCGTGAGCTGGCGTTGCAAGTCGCCGAAGCGATGCAAGGCTATGGCGGCAACCTCGGCGCAAAAGTGCAGGCGGTCTACGGCGGTCAAGGTTTCGGTCCGCAGATCATGGCGCTACGCCGCGGCGTCGATATCGTCGTCGGCACGCCCGGCCGTTTACTCGACTTGCTCGAGCGCAAGATCTTGGATTTTAGCGCGATCAAAACCGTCGTCCTCGATGAAGCGGACGAGATGCTCAAAATGGGTTTCATCGACGATGTCGAATCGATTTTAGCTAAGACTCCAGCGACGCGGCAGACCGCGCTATTTTCCGCCACCGTGCCGGCGCCGATCCGCCGGCTCGCCGACAAGTACATGCGCGACCCCCAGTCGGTGACGATTCAGCGCAATCAAATCACCGCCATCGCCATCGAACAGCGCTATTATCTAGTTCGCCAGTCCGACAAGATCGCCGCCCTCACACGCATCCTGGAACATGAAGACGTCAAGCGCGCGTTGATCTTCGCGCGCACACGCATCGGCACCGCGGAATTGGCCAACGCGCTGACGCAGCAGGGCTTCCCCGCGGAAACTTTGAACGGCGATCTTACCCAGGAAGCGCGCGAGCGGGTGTTGAATCGCTTTCGCAACGATAAGATTCAAATCCTAGTCGCCACCGACGTCGCCGCCCGCGGTCTCGACATCGACGACATCTCCCATGTGTTTAACTATGACTTGCCTACTGAAGCGGAAGTCTACGTCCATCGCATCGGCCGCACCGGCCGGGCCAGCAAGACCGGCATCGCCATCTCGCTGATCGCGCCCGTCGAGCAAGCCCATTTGCGCCGCATCGAAACTTTCACCCGGCAAAAATTTGTCCGCGGCACGTTGCCGAGCGTCGAAGACATCATGAAACGGCGCAGCGTCGAACTCACCGAGCAGGTCGTTCTCTGGCTCAAGCGCGGCCGGATCAATCGCGAACGGACGATTGTCGACGAGCTAGTCGCTCAAGGCCATGATCCATCGGATGTCGCCGCCGCCGCCTTGAAACTCGCCCGTGGCGATGAAAAGCAGCGAACGATTGCGCCAGTGGCCGAAGTGGAAGAATTCCGCGAAGCGCGAAACGATCGTTACCAGCGCGAACCGCGCCGCGGCAGTTATCGCAACGAGCAACGCGGCCGGCCAGCGCCGGCGCCGTCGTTCACGCGCGAGTACGCCAAGCGCACGCCGCAAGCGCGCGGCGGCAAAGATTCACGTGACAGTGGCATGGTGAGACTGACGCTCAACATCGGCAAAGAACACGGCATCGGCCCGAGCGATTTAGTCGGCACCATCGCCTATCACGCCGATATCCCCGGCAACGCCATCGGCAAGATCCATATCGAAAACCAAAAGTCTTTCGTCGATGTCCCCGGCGACCTCGTGCCGCTGGTGATGAAGCAAGTCGGCAAATACAAGATCCGCAAGCAAGCGATCACCGTCTCCCTAGAGTAG
- a CDS encoding HNH nuclease family protein — protein MSSKTTRSNDGELEHILAEARQMRARRGNVYRDRALKIWPWICAWCGREFPSKKLHELTVHHKDRNHNNNPSDGSNWELLCMYCHDSEHSRSLDRQASGESAVYDDEERPAIYNPFAELKKLKPKE, from the coding sequence ATGTCATCGAAGACGACCCGATCGAATGACGGCGAGCTGGAGCACATACTTGCCGAGGCGCGGCAGATGCGAGCGCGGCGGGGGAATGTTTATCGCGATCGAGCGCTCAAGATATGGCCGTGGATATGCGCCTGGTGCGGACGGGAATTTCCCAGCAAGAAACTGCACGAGCTGACGGTGCACCATAAAGACCGCAACCACAATAATAATCCGTCCGACGGCAGCAACTGGGAGCTGCTCTGCATGTACTGCCACGACAGCGAGCACTCACGGTCCTTGGATCGACAGGCAAGCGGCGAGAGCGCGGTGTATGACGATGAAGAGCGTCCGGCGATCTACAATCCGTTCGCCGAACTTAAAAAATTGAAACCCAAAGAGTAG